ACGCGGCGTTGCTGCGTCAGGCTTTCGCCCATTGCGCAAGATTCCCCACTGCTGCCTCCCGTAGGAGTCTGGGCCGTGTCTCAGTCCCAGTGTGGCTGATCGTCCTCTCAGACCAGCTACCCGTCGGTGCCATGGTAGGCCGTTACCCCACCATCAAGCTGATAGGCCGCGAGCCCCTCCCAAAGCGGAATCCATTTCCTCACCAGGCCATGAGACCCGGTGGGGGTATCCGGTATTAGCTCCGGTTTCCCGGGGTTATCCCGGTCTTTGGGGCAGGTTGCTCACGTGTTACTCACCCGTTCGCCACTAGGTCTTCACCAGTGTTGCCACCGGATGGACCTCGTTCGACTTGCATGTGTTAGGCACGCCGCCAGCGTTCGTCCTGAGCCAGGATCAAACTCTCCGTCGAGATCTCCGCACCCACCTCCGGGCACCCGAACCGAAGCGCGGGGGCGTCGAGGGCGGAAGCGACGATCTGGAGAGCCGGCTTGGGGCTGACTTCCCCCAGTTGCCGACTGGCACAGCACGGTTGTTGTTGTCCGTGACAGTGCTTAATTTCTGTGCACAACCGTCCGGCACGCCGAAGCGCACCGGTGCGGTTGCCCGCACTGGCTTTTGGCTCTCACTGTTCCGTTTTCAAGGAGCGACGCGGCACGCACCGTGTGGCGTTGGTGCCGAGCACCCGCGGTTGGTCTCCCAACCGGGGGTTCATCATCGTACCGGTGCGGCCCGGAGGTGTCAAAGGCGCCTGCCGGGGCACCGGCGGGCCCGTGCTGCACCCGCCGGGGGCAGGATACCGCCCCCGGCGGGGTACGTCTCCCCCGGCGTCGCCGACGACATGACCCACCGGGTGCGCAGCGACCGATCCGTTCCTCGACGGGACCCGACGGTCACCGCCGGTGGACGGCCGGCCGCGCTCGGGCCCTCGACACGTTGGGGTCGCCCGGCACCCAGAGCCGCCACGGCAGGTCGGCGGCCTGGCGGATGCCCACCCGGCCCGAGACCCCGGGCGTCGCCGGGGGTGGCACCCCGTCGTCGACGAGCCGCAGCCCGCCCCGGCCCGTGACCAGGTCGGCGCCGTCCTCGTCGCGCCCGATGCCCATGGCCTGGCACAGCCGCGCCGGGCCGCTCGCCAGGTCACGGTCGCAGGCCGACCTGGAACCCGACCCGGACCCCGGTGCCGGACGGCCGCCCCGTCCGGCCGCCCACGCCGTGCGGGCGGCCCGCATCTCCTCGAGCCCGTCGACGGGAGCCAGGGCACGCAGGAGCACCGCCCCGGCCACGCCCTCGGGCATGCACACGACGTTGGCACAGAAGTGCATGCCGTAGGTGAAATAGACGTAGAGCCGCCCGGGGGGGCCGAACATCGTGGCGTTGCGCGCCGTGCGGCCCCGGAAGGCGTGCGAGGCCGGATCCTCGCCGCCCCGGTACGCCTCCACCTCCACGATCCGGCCGGCGCGCCCGCCCCGCACCAGCAGCTTGTTGAGCAGCACCGGCGCCAGCACCAGGGGGTCGACCTCGTAGAACCCCCGCGGCAACGGCACGCGGCGGGCCCGGGCGGCTGCGGCGCTCACGTCTCCTTGGACGGGCCCGGGGCCCCGCGGCGCCCGCCGCCACCCCGCGCCCGCGGCTTGCCCCCGCCCGGCCTGGCGCCGCCCGGCTTGCCGGCGCCGGGCCTGGCACCCCCGGAGCCGCCGGCGTCACCCGCACCATCGCCCGGCCCGCCGACCCCGCCGACCCCGCCGACCCCGCCGACGACCCCGCCGGCACCACCTCCGCCAACCACACCACCGACGCCCCCCGCACCACCGACGCCGGCGCCACCGGCCACGCCACCGCTCAGGCCGTGGGCACCGCCCCCCATCACGTGGGCGGCCGCGGCGGCGTGGGTCACGCGCTGGCGATCCAGGTCGAGACGCACACGGAACCGTTCCAGCTGCACGGCCACCGGCTTCGGCCCCGCACCCCCCGGAGAGGTCCGGCGCGTCACGGCCACCCCGGGCTCGAGCAGTCCGAGGGCGTCGGTGCCGAGCGCGGGGTGCGACTGCACGAGCTCGGCCAGCGGCACGCCGCGCTGCAGCGAGTCGCGCACCAACGAGCCCACCACGGCGTGCGCCTGGCGGAAGGGCGTGCCCCGCTCCACCAGCCACTCCGCCAGGTCGACGGCCGCGGCGGCGGGACCGTCAGCCGCTTCGCGCATCCGGTCGGTGTCGAAGTGCGCCGTGCCGAGCATCCCCGTGACGGCGGGCAGTGCCCGCGTCACCTGGTCGACGGCGTCGAACAGCGGCTCCTTGTCCTCCTGCAGGTCGCGGTTGTACGCGAGGGGCAGCCCCTTGAGCGTCGCCAGGATCCCGGCCACGTGCCCGATGAGGCGGCCCGTCTTGCCCCGGGCGAGCTCGGCCACGTCGGGGTTCTTCTTCTGGGGCAGCATCGAGCTCCCCGTGGCGTAGGCGTCGTC
Above is a genomic segment from Acidimicrobiales bacterium containing:
- a CDS encoding DNA-3-methyladenine glycosylase, with amino-acid sequence MSAAAARARRVPLPRGFYEVDPLVLAPVLLNKLLVRGGRAGRIVEVEAYRGGEDPASHAFRGRTARNATMFGPPGRLYVYFTYGMHFCANVVCMPEGVAGAVLLRALAPVDGLEEMRAARTAWAAGRGGRPAPGSGSGSRSACDRDLASGPARLCQAMGIGRDEDGADLVTGRGGLRLVDDGVPPPATPGVSGRVGIRQAADLPWRLWVPGDPNVSRARARPAVHRR
- the argH gene encoding argininosuccinate lyase, which encodes MTLWEGRLGGTADEVMAFTVSLPFDRRLAGDDLTGSRAHVRGLARAGVLEDGESAILLTALDRVEEELASGIFVFQAGDEDIHTAVERRVTELAGDVGAKIHTGRSRNDQVATDLRLYTRRELLHVAAAVIELQETLLRRAVEAGDAYLPGYTHMQRAQPVLLSHHLLAHGWALARDVDRVLHSVVRMDVSPLGAGALAGSSLPLDPEAVAGDLGFGSRFENSLDAVSDRDFVAEALFDLALLGVHLSRLGEEFVLWSSEEFGFLVLDDAYATGSSMLPQKKNPDVAELARGKTGRLIGHVAGILATLKGLPLAYNRDLQEDKEPLFDAVDQVTRALPAVTGMLGTAHFDTDRMREAADGPAAAAVDLAEWLVERGTPFRQAHAVVGSLVRDSLQRGVPLAELVQSHPALGTDALGLLEPGVAVTRRTSPGGAGPKPVAVQLERFRVRLDLDRQRVTHAAAAAHVMGGGAHGLSGGVAGGAGVGGAGGVGGVVGGGGAGGVVGGVGGVGGVGGPGDGAGDAGGSGGARPGAGKPGGARPGGGKPRARGGGGRRGAPGPSKET